One region of Tamandua tetradactyla isolate mTamTet1 chromosome 6, mTamTet1.pri, whole genome shotgun sequence genomic DNA includes:
- the LOC143688710 gene encoding uncharacterized protein LOC143688710, with protein sequence MVGVSVCHHVRVGIKRRKAALLELCGLLQARAAGNRTTLLLKEEEELVSSSHKKSSFFQRKPTLASPSAALVLVTHMKFSSGLNSCKIEHTGYPSRISDYFMEEPFQILLLKLTLTNLNPQAIIGKLQ encoded by the exons ATGGTTGGGGTTAGTGTGTGTCATCACGTTCGAGTGGGGATTAAGAGAAGGAAGGCTGCCTTGCTGGAGCTGTGTGGTCTTCTCCAAGCGAGAGCTGCAGGCAATAGAACTACTTTGCTtttgaaagaagaggaggaaCTCGTTTCCAGCAGCCACAAGAAAAGCAGTTTTTTTCAG agaaAACCAACACTGGCTTCACCCTCTGCAG CACTTGTGCTGGTAACACACATGAAGTTCTCATCAGGATTGAACAGCTGTAAAATTGAACACACGGGATATCCCTCAAG AATCTCAGATTACTTCATGGAAGAGCCTTTCCAAATTCTTCTGTTAAAACTAACTTTAACGAACTTGAATCCACAAGCCATAATTGGGAAGCTACAGTAA